A single Tenacibaculum sp. Bg11-29 DNA region contains:
- a CDS encoding phage tail protein, protein MDPFLGQIVLFGGNFAPRGWALCEGQLLPISQYSALFSILGTIYGGDGRTTFALPDLRGRAAISSGRGPGLSDRRLGSRSGQETHTLTIPEMPSHNHSAQGTVKVSSADSTKTAATADSSIATPGAQVGRGFTATMGFNDATPDISLNAPSNSVTVNNNGGNLAHNNMQPYLTTNYIIALQGVFPSRN, encoded by the coding sequence ATGGATCCATTTTTAGGACAAATCGTATTATTCGGAGGGAATTTTGCACCAAGAGGCTGGGCATTATGTGAAGGTCAATTATTGCCTATTTCACAATACTCTGCTTTATTTTCAATTTTAGGAACAATTTACGGAGGAGACGGAAGAACTACCTTTGCTTTACCAGATTTACGTGGTAGAGCTGCAATTAGCTCTGGTCGTGGACCAGGATTATCTGATCGTAGATTAGGTTCAAGAAGTGGACAAGAAACTCATACATTAACAATTCCTGAAATGCCTTCTCATAATCACTCAGCTCAAGGGACTGTAAAGGTAAGTTCAGCAGATTCAACAAAAACAGCTGCTACAGCAGATTCATCAATAGCTACACCAGGGGCACAAGTAGGTAGAGGTTTTACTGCAACAATGGGATTCAATGATGCAACACCAGACATTTCTTTAAATGCTCCTTCTAACAGTGTTACTGTTAATAATAATGGTGGAAATCTAGCTCATAATAATATGCAGCCTTATTTAACTACAAATTACATTATTGCTTTACAAGGAGTTTTTCCTTCAAGAAATTAA
- a CDS encoding polysaccharide deacetylase family protein, with protein sequence MILIYTHKVTPRVRYVFKHIFTRILQIQTKFTGKVEDFVAYNGPKFSYTNVALGKEFFVKSNELLFQQGVKDFEIDIKKWGDVPCFFETEEQSEIPFDIFAASFYLISRYEEYLPRTKDSHERFSATESIAFKYGFLEKPVVDIWAYKFLEILKLKFPTYEHSTRKYQYISTIDVDNAFAYKYKSFVRTIGGFFKDIIHLKIVTVWDRFAVLFNIKKDPFNTFKSIIELKKIYEVRTIFFFLIGDYTTFDTNVSASKSKFRLLIKDMVDYARVGLHPSYYTMHNNLLLKKEKERLENIINMPIRRSRQHYLRFSLPETYQNLIDLEIEEDYSMGYVSHAGFRASTCSPFYFYDLDFEIQTPLKIFPFALVDTTLNDYMKLTPKQSLGKIRDLRNEVKAVNGVFITVFHNESLSNYQRWKGWSRVYSSMLKIVRN encoded by the coding sequence ATGATACTTATTTACACACATAAAGTTACACCTCGTGTTCGTTATGTTTTTAAACATATATTTACACGAATATTACAAATTCAGACTAAATTCACAGGAAAAGTTGAAGATTTTGTTGCTTACAATGGTCCTAAGTTTTCATATACGAATGTTGCCTTAGGAAAAGAATTTTTTGTTAAAAGTAACGAATTATTGTTTCAGCAAGGAGTTAAGGATTTTGAGATTGATATAAAAAAATGGGGTGATGTTCCTTGTTTTTTTGAAACAGAAGAGCAGTCAGAAATTCCTTTTGATATTTTTGCAGCTAGTTTTTATTTAATTTCTAGATATGAAGAATATTTACCGCGAACAAAAGATAGTCATGAACGGTTTTCGGCAACAGAAAGTATTGCTTTTAAATATGGTTTTTTAGAAAAGCCAGTAGTTGATATTTGGGCATATAAATTTTTAGAAATTTTAAAACTTAAATTTCCTACTTATGAGCATTCTACAAGAAAATATCAATACATTTCTACAATTGATGTAGACAATGCTTTTGCATATAAATACAAAAGTTTTGTGCGAACTATTGGTGGTTTTTTTAAAGATATAATACACCTAAAAATAGTAACGGTTTGGGATCGGTTTGCAGTGCTATTTAATATAAAGAAAGACCCATTTAATACTTTTAAATCGATTATTGAATTAAAAAAAATATATGAGGTTAGAACTATTTTTTTCTTTTTGATAGGTGATTATACTACTTTTGATACGAATGTGTCTGCTTCTAAAAGTAAGTTTAGATTACTAATAAAAGACATGGTTGATTATGCTCGAGTTGGTTTACATCCGTCATATTATACAATGCATAACAACTTATTATTAAAAAAGGAAAAAGAGCGTTTAGAGAATATTATTAATATGCCAATAAGACGCTCTAGACAACACTATTTAAGGTTTTCATTACCTGAAACATATCAAAATTTAATTGATTTAGAAATAGAAGAAGATTATTCTATGGGGTATGTTAGTCATGCGGGTTTTAGAGCAAGTACTTGCTCTCCCTTTTATTTTTATGATTTAGACTTTGAAATTCAGACACCTTTAAAGATATTTCCATTTGCATTAGTTGATACTACTTTAAACGATTATATGAAGCTAACACCTAAGCAATCTTTAGGTAAAATTAGGGATTTAAGAAATGAAGTTAAAGCTGTAAATGGAGTTTTTATAACTGTTTTTCACAACGAAAGTTTAAGTAATTATCAGCGATGGAAGGGATGGAGTCGAGTGTATAGTTCTATGTTAAAAATAGTAAGAAATTAA
- the trkA gene encoding Trk system potassium transporter TrkA → MKIIIAGAGDVGFHLAKLLSYESQDTYVIDFDGEKLNYINNHLDVITKKGDATSINLLKEIGIDSADLLLAVTESQNTNFTISVIGKALGVKKTIARINNPEFLKNDSINFKDFGVDFMISPEALAAEEIKLLLNQSSFNDTVAFENGVFNIMGTTLGYKSPILDLTVKEAKEKFSLVDFITIAIKREGIAQTIIPRGDTTYKINDQVYFSVPSYSIDKLHPIIGKKQIAIKNVMILGGSSIGRKTSRSLCKDNFKVKLIERKREKALNLAEDLIDTLVIHGDGRDLELLEEENIREMDAFIAVTGDSETNIMSCLVAKSKGVKKTVALVENMDYINISQTIGIDTLINKKLIAASNIFRHIRKGEILALANLHNIDAEVFEFEVQEKAKVTLKSIKELRFPREAVIGGVIRNGKPHMSFGNFQLQSGDKAIVFCLPEAISIVEDLFN, encoded by the coding sequence ATGAAGATTATTATAGCCGGTGCTGGAGACGTAGGTTTTCATTTGGCTAAACTCCTTTCTTACGAATCACAAGATACTTATGTGATCGATTTTGATGGCGAAAAGCTAAATTACATTAACAACCATTTAGACGTTATTACCAAAAAAGGTGATGCTACTTCTATAAATTTGTTAAAAGAAATAGGTATTGATTCTGCTGATTTATTATTAGCTGTTACTGAAAGCCAAAATACAAATTTTACAATATCTGTAATAGGAAAAGCTTTGGGTGTAAAAAAAACCATCGCAAGAATTAACAACCCTGAATTTTTAAAAAACGATTCTATTAATTTTAAAGATTTTGGAGTAGACTTCATGATTTCTCCTGAAGCTTTAGCTGCAGAAGAAATAAAATTACTTTTAAACCAGTCTTCTTTTAATGATACCGTTGCTTTCGAAAATGGGGTATTTAATATTATGGGAACAACGCTCGGGTATAAATCTCCAATATTAGACCTAACAGTTAAAGAGGCTAAAGAAAAATTTAGTCTAGTCGATTTTATTACGATTGCTATAAAACGCGAAGGGATTGCTCAAACCATTATTCCTCGTGGAGATACTACTTATAAAATAAACGATCAAGTATATTTCTCAGTACCTAGTTACAGTATAGATAAACTACACCCTATCATTGGTAAAAAACAAATAGCTATTAAGAATGTAATGATTCTTGGTGGTAGTAGTATTGGTCGAAAAACATCAAGAAGTCTTTGTAAAGATAATTTTAAAGTAAAACTGATTGAGCGTAAAAGAGAAAAAGCATTAAATCTTGCTGAAGATTTAATAGATACTTTGGTTATTCATGGTGATGGTAGAGATTTAGAGCTTTTAGAAGAAGAAAATATTAGAGAAATGGATGCTTTTATTGCTGTTACTGGTGATTCTGAAACAAATATTATGTCTTGTTTAGTCGCAAAATCTAAGGGAGTTAAAAAAACCGTAGCTTTAGTTGAAAACATGGACTACATCAACATTTCTCAAACTATAGGTATTGATACACTTATTAATAAAAAACTAATAGCTGCAAGTAATATTTTTCGTCATATACGTAAAGGAGAAATTTTAGCTTTAGCTAACTTACATAATATTGATGCTGAAGTTTTTGAATTTGAAGTACAAGAAAAAGCTAAGGTAACATTAAAATCAATTAAAGAACTACGTTTTCCTAGAGAAGCTGTTATTGGAGGTGTAATAAGAAACGGAAAACCTCACATGTCATTTGGTAACTTTCAATTACAAAGTGGAGACAAAGCAATTGTTTTTTGCTTACCAGAAGCAATATCAATTGTAGAAGATTTATTCAACTAA
- a CDS encoding replication-associated recombination protein A, with product MNQPLAERIRPLHLSDYISQQHLVGENGILTNHIKQGIIPSLILWGPPGIGKTTLANIIANESGRPFYTLSAISSGVKDVREVIEKAKKGGGLFTQKNPILFIDEIHRFSKSQQDSLLGAVEKGWVTLIGATTENPSFEVIPALLSRCQVYILNSFDKDDLIALLHRAMKKDEFISKKEIKLKETDALLQVSGGDARKLLNIFELLVAADNKIEITNKLVLSKIQNNTVRYDKTGEQHYDIVSAFIKSIRGSDPNAAVYWLARMIEGGEDVKFIARRMLIAASEDIGNANPTALIMANTTFQSVAVIGNPESRIILSQCAIYLANSAKSNASYMAIGEAQNLVRTTGDLSIPLHLRNAPTKLMKDLDYGKEYQYSHNYKGNFVNQEFLPNEIKNTKLYEPGNNARENQFRDLLKQRWKDKYNY from the coding sequence ATGAATCAACCTTTGGCAGAAAGAATACGTCCACTACATTTATCAGACTATATTAGTCAACAACACTTAGTAGGTGAAAACGGAATTTTAACAAATCACATAAAACAAGGAATAATCCCTTCTTTAATACTTTGGGGACCTCCAGGAATCGGAAAAACTACTTTAGCTAATATTATTGCGAATGAATCTGGTCGTCCATTTTATACTTTAAGTGCGATAAGTTCTGGCGTAAAAGATGTACGAGAAGTAATTGAGAAAGCCAAGAAAGGTGGAGGATTGTTCACTCAAAAAAATCCAATTCTATTTATTGATGAGATTCATCGTTTTAGTAAATCACAACAAGACTCTTTATTAGGTGCTGTAGAAAAAGGTTGGGTAACTTTAATTGGTGCTACTACAGAAAACCCTAGTTTTGAAGTTATACCTGCCCTACTCTCTCGTTGTCAAGTATATATTTTAAATTCCTTTGATAAAGATGATTTAATAGCATTGCTGCATAGAGCAATGAAAAAAGACGAATTTATTTCTAAGAAGGAAATTAAATTAAAAGAAACTGATGCTTTATTACAAGTATCTGGTGGTGATGCTCGTAAATTATTAAACATTTTTGAACTTTTAGTAGCTGCTGATAATAAAATTGAAATTACAAATAAGCTTGTACTATCAAAAATTCAGAATAATACAGTTCGTTATGATAAAACTGGTGAACAACACTATGATATTGTATCAGCTTTTATAAAATCGATTAGAGGTAGTGACCCCAACGCCGCAGTATATTGGTTAGCAAGAATGATTGAAGGAGGTGAAGATGTTAAATTTATTGCCAGAAGAATGCTTATTGCCGCTTCTGAAGATATAGGTAATGCAAACCCTACTGCGCTTATAATGGCTAATACTACATTTCAATCAGTTGCTGTAATAGGAAATCCTGAATCTAGAATTATATTAAGTCAATGTGCTATTTATTTAGCAAATTCAGCAAAAAGTAATGCTTCATATATGGCTATTGGTGAAGCTCAAAACTTAGTAAGAACAACCGGTGATTTATCAATACCATTGCACTTAAGGAATGCTCCTACAAAATTAATGAAAGATTTAGATTATGGTAAAGAGTACCAGTATTCTCATAATTACAAAGGTAATTTTGTTAATCAAGAATTTTTACCTAATGAAATCAAAAACACTAAATTATACGAGCCTGGTAATAATGCTCGTGAAAATCAGTTTAGAGATTTATTAAAACAGCGTTGGAAGGATAAATATAATTACTAA
- a CDS encoding DUF5723 family protein, producing MKKYITILFITGFFLSKICFSQNKQILYGFDKIPQTLLLNPGVNMNQKFHIGIPVLSGVSFQTGATGLTVADLFRDNNIDFTTKLFNLIDKVSADDYIQVHSQIEILNAGYELNKRDYLSFGFYTELDAFMSMPKDVLILLRDGNNAHLNKDFLLSEISFKTEAISVLHAGVSRKINKKFTTGARIKIYSGIVNATSTENTGSFKTALNKNNEYAHHLNNINAVIQSSGFYDENDKTVDRSDLIGRSLLGGNLGLGFDIGFTYKLDSQTEITASLLDIGFINYSKDVLNSEIKGDYTFSGIDFQYDGATNDYWQNLNNDFKNKVPSTKNRKSYSVMRPIKFNSSYKYSWGKSRNEESCSDMSYQKFYNNAVGVQLFSVFRPTGPKIALTSFYERKLSGKINTKVTYTIDDFSYANIGMGLSTKIGKVNVYGMLDNLLKINDIAKSNSVSFQFGINLIYN from the coding sequence ATGAAAAAATACATTACAATTTTATTTATTACAGGGTTTTTTCTATCTAAAATTTGTTTTTCTCAAAACAAACAAATTCTATATGGGTTTGATAAAATACCTCAAACATTGTTATTAAACCCAGGTGTAAATATGAATCAAAAATTTCATATTGGAATTCCTGTTTTATCAGGAGTTTCTTTTCAAACGGGTGCAACAGGGTTAACAGTAGCAGATTTATTTAGAGATAATAATATTGATTTTACAACAAAACTTTTTAATCTAATAGATAAGGTTAGTGCAGATGATTATATACAGGTTCACTCTCAAATTGAAATATTAAACGCAGGATATGAGTTAAACAAAAGGGATTATCTAAGTTTTGGTTTTTACACCGAATTAGATGCTTTTATGAGTATGCCAAAAGATGTTTTAATCTTACTAAGAGATGGTAATAATGCTCATTTAAATAAGGATTTTTTGTTATCTGAAATAAGTTTTAAAACTGAGGCTATTAGTGTTTTACATGCAGGAGTATCTAGAAAAATAAATAAAAAATTTACAACAGGGGCTAGAATAAAAATTTATTCAGGAATCGTTAACGCGACATCTACAGAAAATACAGGTTCTTTTAAAACTGCCTTAAATAAGAATAATGAATATGCTCACCACCTAAATAATATTAATGCAGTTATACAAAGTTCTGGGTTTTATGATGAAAATGACAAAACTGTAGATAGAAGCGATTTAATTGGTAGGTCATTATTAGGAGGTAACTTAGGTTTGGGTTTTGATATTGGTTTTACATATAAATTAGATAGTCAAACTGAAATTACAGCTAGTTTATTAGATATTGGTTTTATAAATTACTCTAAAGATGTTTTAAATTCAGAAATAAAAGGAGATTACACTTTCTCTGGAATAGATTTTCAATATGATGGAGCAACTAATGATTATTGGCAAAATTTAAATAATGATTTTAAAAATAAGGTACCATCTACTAAAAATAGAAAATCATACAGTGTTATGCGGCCTATAAAATTTAATAGTTCATATAAATATAGTTGGGGAAAGAGTAGGAATGAAGAGAGTTGTAGTGATATGAGTTATCAAAAATTTTATAATAATGCAGTAGGAGTACAGTTGTTTTCTGTTTTCAGACCAACGGGGCCTAAAATCGCTTTAACTAGTTTTTATGAAAGGAAACTGTCAGGTAAAATTAATACTAAGGTTACGTATACCATCGATGATTTTTCATATGCTAATATTGGAATGGGATTATCAACAAAAATAGGGAAAGTGAATGTTTATGGCATGTTAGATAATTTACTTAAAATAAATGATATTGCTAAATCAAACAGTGTATCTTTTCAATTTGGAATAAATTTAATATATAATTAA
- the radC gene encoding DNA repair protein RadC, translating to MKKISIKSWALDDRPREKLMIKGNTALSDAELVAILIGSGNREESAVGLSKRILLSANNDLNELAKLSIEELMKFKGIGEAKAISIVTALEFGKRRQYEESHAISKIKSSLDVSKIMQLLIGDLQHEEFWVLYLNNSNKVLAKRQLSKGGFTATVVDVRLLYKEALKLSAIGVVVCHNHPSGTLEPSRSDIELTKKIKEAGITLDIKLLDHLIITKKAYFSFADKGIL from the coding sequence ATGAAAAAGATATCAATTAAGTCGTGGGCATTAGACGATAGACCACGAGAAAAACTTATGATTAAAGGTAATACAGCTTTATCTGATGCAGAATTAGTAGCAATACTTATTGGATCTGGTAATAGGGAAGAGAGTGCAGTGGGGTTATCTAAAAGAATATTATTGTCAGCGAATAATGATTTAAACGAGTTAGCAAAATTATCTATAGAAGAGTTAATGAAATTTAAAGGAATTGGTGAAGCAAAAGCAATTTCGATTGTTACAGCTTTAGAGTTTGGAAAAAGAAGGCAGTATGAAGAAAGTCATGCTATTTCTAAAATAAAAAGTTCGTTGGATGTCTCAAAAATTATGCAACTATTAATTGGTGATTTGCAACATGAAGAGTTTTGGGTACTCTATTTAAATAATTCAAATAAAGTATTAGCAAAACGCCAATTAAGTAAAGGAGGTTTTACTGCAACAGTAGTTGATGTGCGATTGTTATATAAAGAAGCATTAAAATTATCGGCAATAGGTGTTGTTGTATGTCATAACCATCCATCGGGTACATTAGAACCTAGTAGATCAGATATAGAATTAACAAAAAAAATAAAAGAAGCGGGTATTACACTTGATATAAAACTTCTAGATCATTTAATAATTACTAAAAAAGCGTATTTTAGTTTTGCAGATAAAGGAATACTGTAA
- a CDS encoding TrkH family potassium uptake protein: MENLNLKLIYRFLGVTAILNGLFMWLSLPFSFYYDEPSKWGILSAGIITITSGLILYFFNKPDNKKIQKKEGYLIVTFGWLTLSITGMLPYLLSGSIPSITNAFFETISGYSTTGSSILTDIESMPKGILFWRSATHWIGGMGIIVLTIAILPLLGIGGMQLFMAEAPGPSADKLHPRITDTAKRLWQIYVLLTVVQFLLLKVAGMNWFDALNHAMATVSTGGFSTKNASVAHWNGAPMIQYIIIFFMFIAGTNFVLTYFALKGKVRKVIQSEEFKYYLFGTLIIASIVAIMIIFYQDPLLHTTIKHPMVYGKVESAIRHALFSVISVITTTGFVTADFTMWSFFVTAIFFSLFFLGGSAGSTSGGVKIVRHIVMLKSSFLEFKKSLHPNAIIPVRYDGKAVKQTIIFNILSFFVLYMLIFVIGTVILTFFELDFYSALGACASSLGNIGPALGSVSPVNNFNHLSTGAKWFCSFLMLIGRLELFTVLILFTPFFWRKN; encoded by the coding sequence ATGGAAAATCTTAATCTAAAATTAATTTACCGTTTTTTAGGAGTAACAGCCATTCTTAATGGATTGTTTATGTGGCTTTCATTGCCTTTTAGTTTTTATTATGATGAACCTTCTAAATGGGGTATTTTAAGCGCTGGTATTATTACAATAACCTCTGGATTAATTCTTTATTTTTTTAATAAACCAGATAACAAAAAAATTCAAAAAAAAGAAGGATACCTTATTGTAACTTTTGGATGGTTAACATTATCAATTACAGGAATGCTTCCGTACCTTTTATCTGGCAGTATTCCATCTATAACAAATGCTTTTTTTGAAACTATTTCAGGTTATTCAACTACAGGTTCATCTATATTAACAGATATAGAATCTATGCCTAAAGGAATTTTGTTTTGGCGTAGTGCTACTCATTGGATTGGTGGTATGGGTATTATAGTACTTACTATAGCAATACTACCTTTATTAGGTATTGGCGGAATGCAATTATTTATGGCAGAAGCTCCTGGGCCATCAGCAGATAAATTACACCCACGTATTACCGATACAGCTAAACGATTATGGCAAATTTATGTATTACTAACCGTTGTTCAATTTTTGCTCTTAAAAGTAGCAGGAATGAACTGGTTTGACGCCCTTAATCATGCTATGGCAACTGTTAGTACTGGTGGTTTTTCAACCAAAAACGCAAGTGTTGCTCATTGGAATGGAGCTCCTATGATACAGTATATTATCATATTTTTTATGTTTATTGCTGGTACAAACTTCGTGCTTACCTACTTTGCTTTAAAAGGAAAAGTAAGAAAAGTAATACAAAGTGAAGAATTTAAATATTATCTATTTGGCACGTTAATAATAGCTAGTATTGTAGCAATAATGATTATTTTTTACCAAGACCCATTATTGCATACTACAATTAAACATCCTATGGTTTACGGTAAAGTTGAAAGCGCTATAAGACATGCCTTATTTTCTGTAATATCAGTAATTACGACTACAGGTTTTGTTACTGCTGACTTTACAATGTGGAGCTTTTTTGTAACAGCAATTTTCTTCTCTTTATTTTTCTTGGGTGGTTCTGCTGGTTCTACATCTGGTGGTGTAAAGATTGTTAGACATATTGTAATGTTAAAAAGTAGTTTTTTAGAATTTAAAAAATCACTACATCCCAATGCTATAATTCCTGTTCGTTATGATGGTAAAGCTGTAAAGCAAACCATTATATTCAACATACTTTCTTTCTTTGTTCTGTACATGTTAATTTTTGTAATAGGTACAGTAATACTTACTTTTTTTGAATTAGATTTTTATTCTGCATTAGGTGCTTGTGCATCGTCTTTAGGTAATATTGGTCCTGCATTAGGTAGCGTAAGTCCTGTAAATAATTTTAATCACTTATCTACAGGAGCAAAATGGTTTTGTTCATTTTTAATGTTAATTGGTCGGCTAGAGCTTTTTACAGTACTCATTTTATTCACTCCTTTCTTTTGGCGTAAAAATTAG
- a CDS encoding M12 family metallopeptidase, with protein MKQTMKTKCYYALLISLSLFTACNENENSENLTNQTAPSLKTELAFPGQSGEIKKGFYQGVPVTYEVIEGQYVMGGDVILPKEHVYDSLDGLVLEPGQKPNAKKRSAGATTNRWPNSTVYYTIGSAPNKSYVRNAIAHWQSKTNLKFVKRTNQPNYISFDGGSGCSSAIGMQGGRQVVTLGTNRQPCQQGSVIHEIGHAIGLFHEQSRSDRDSYVKIIDENIIPNMKYNFDKYSIRYHGSDNTPFDFNSIMMYADWSFSKNGRPTITRLNGSSYSTQRNGLSPRDIAGIKKMYPSSAGGDTSGGTTYHNNQDYTLHGLKVHRQNNLWWFHDGKDWRQVELKGTSWYYV; from the coding sequence ATGAAACAAACAATGAAAACCAAATGTTATTATGCTTTATTAATTTCCCTTTCACTTTTTACTGCATGTAACGAAAATGAAAATTCAGAAAACTTAACTAACCAAACAGCTCCTTCTTTAAAAACAGAGTTAGCTTTTCCAGGTCAATCTGGTGAAATTAAAAAAGGCTTTTACCAAGGAGTACCAGTAACTTATGAAGTTATTGAAGGACAATATGTTATGGGAGGTGATGTTATATTACCGAAAGAACATGTATATGACTCTTTAGATGGTCTGGTTTTAGAACCAGGACAAAAACCGAATGCAAAAAAAAGAAGTGCAGGAGCAACAACTAATAGATGGCCTAATAGTACTGTTTATTACACAATAGGTAGTGCACCTAATAAATCTTACGTTAGAAATGCCATTGCACATTGGCAGAGTAAAACCAATTTAAAATTTGTAAAAAGAACGAATCAACCCAATTATATTTCTTTTGATGGCGGGAGTGGCTGTAGCTCTGCAATAGGAATGCAAGGAGGACGACAAGTGGTTACTTTAGGAACCAATAGACAACCATGTCAACAAGGATCTGTCATACATGAAATTGGGCATGCTATAGGTCTTTTTCATGAACAAAGTAGATCGGACAGAGATTCTTATGTTAAAATAATTGATGAAAACATAATACCGAACATGAAATACAATTTTGATAAATATTCAATAAGATATCATGGAAGTGACAATACTCCTTTTGATTTCAATTCAATTATGATGTATGCAGATTGGTCTTTCTCAAAAAATGGACGTCCAACAATTACAAGATTAAACGGTAGTTCATATAGCACTCAAAGAAACGGTTTATCTCCAAGAGATATTGCTGGTATTAAAAAAATGTATCCTTCTTCAGCAGGTGGAGATACATCAGGAGGAACCACGTATCATAACAATCAAGATTATACGCTTCACGGTTTAAAAGTACATCGACAGAATAACCTATGGTGGTTTCACGATGGTAAAGACTGGAGGCAAGTAGAACTTAAAGGTACTAGTTGGTATTATGTTTAA
- a CDS encoding YjjG family noncanonical pyrimidine nucleotidase: MNIKHVFFDLDHTLWDFDKNSKLTFQQIFEEQKIELELNKFLEVYVPINLKYWRLYREDKISKSDLRFNRLKEVFVTLNYNVSDNLIITISEDYIKYLPNYNHLFKGTIEVLEYLNKKYKLHIITNGFEEVQKLKIENSGIDAYFKEIITSESIGVKKPNYKVFEFALMKAKAMPQNSIMIGDSYEADVMGALNANMLAIHFSNEVKPQSGVLSIQSLIELKQFL, encoded by the coding sequence ATGAATATAAAGCACGTGTTTTTTGATTTAGACCACACCCTTTGGGATTTTGATAAAAATTCGAAATTAACTTTTCAACAAATTTTCGAAGAACAAAAAATTGAATTAGAACTAAATAAGTTTCTAGAAGTTTATGTGCCTATAAATCTTAAATATTGGAGGTTATATCGAGAAGATAAAATTTCTAAATCAGATTTAAGATTTAACAGATTAAAAGAAGTTTTTGTAACTTTAAATTATAATGTATCAGATAATTTAATTATTACAATTTCTGAAGATTATATTAAGTATTTACCAAACTATAATCATTTATTTAAAGGAACTATTGAGGTTTTGGAGTATTTAAATAAAAAATATAAATTGCATATTATTACAAATGGTTTTGAAGAAGTTCAAAAATTGAAAATTGAAAATTCAGGAATAGATGCATATTTTAAAGAAATAATTACATCAGAATCTATAGGGGTTAAAAAACCAAACTATAAAGTCTTTGAATTTGCTTTAATGAAGGCAAAAGCAATGCCACAAAATTCTATAATGATAGGAGATAGTTATGAAGCAGATGTAATGGGGGCATTAAACGCTAACATGCTAGCAATTCATTTTTCAAATGAAGTAAAACCCCAATCAGGTGTATTAAGTATTCAATCACTAATAGAGTTAAAGCAATTTTTGTAA